The region CCTGCCCAGGATCCTCTCCGGCGAGATCGACTTCGCGATCGGCTACAGCGAGCCCGACGCGGGGACGGACCTGGCGGCGCTCAAGACCAAGGCCGTACGGGACGGCGACACCTATGTCGTCAACGGGCAGAAGATTTGGACCACGAACGGCGACACCGCCGACTGGGTCTGGCTGGCCGTCCGCACCGACCCGGACGCCCCACCCCACAAGGGCATCACCATGCTCCTCGTGCCGACCTCCGACCCCGGCTACTCCTGCACCCTCATCGACACCCTCGCCTCGCACGACACGACCGCCAGCTACTACGAGAACATCCGCGTCCCCGTCTCGCGCCGGGTCGGCGAGGAGAACAAGGGCTGGCGGCTGATCACCAACCAGCTCAACCACGAACGCGTCACCCTCGCCGCACACGGCACCATGGCGATCCGCGCCCTGCACGACGTCCAGCGCTGGGCCATGGACACCAAGCTTGCCGACGGCCGCCGCGTCGCCGACCTCCCCTGGGTGCGCCGCCGCCTTGCCCAGACCCACACCAGACTCGACGCGATGAAGCTCCTGAACTGGCAGATGGTGAACGCCGTCCAGGAGGGCACCCTCACCCCGCAGGACGCCTCCGCGGTCAAGGTGTACGGCTCCGAGGCCCGCCGGGACGCGTATGCCTGGCTCATGGAGATCGTCGCCGCGCCCGGTGTCCTCAAGGAGGGCTCGACGGGCGCCGTCCTGCACGGCGAGCTGGAACGCGGCTACCGCTCGGCGGTGATCTTCACTTTCGGCGGCGGGAACAACGAGATCCAGCGCGAGATCATCTCGTGGATCGGACTGGGGATGCCGCGGGTCCGGCGTTAGTGTGACTGTGACGAGGATTTTTAGTTGGCACAAAAGAGGGATAGTTGGCACTGGCGATGGCGGCTCGGTCTGATCGGCGCCGAGTCTCTCCGTGTGCGCCTACCGACTCTGATCTGCTGCTTTCGGTGGACGGTTTATCGTGCTGAAGTGGTGTGCATGTGTCCCCTCGGCGATGTTGGAGGCCGCAGAGGCGCCAAGGTCCACGGGCTTTCATGGTCCAGGTGCGTCGACGGTGTTGGTGACAGCAACGTGACAGATGAAAGGGTCAGGCGGGTGAGTGAGACACCGATGAACACCCTGCAATACCGCTTTGACGGGCCAGAAGACGCCCCTGTCCTGATCCTCGGTCCCTGACTGGGTACCACATGGCACAGGTTGTAGGGACCGTCCAGCGGTGTCCTTCTGATCGAGGGCGGAGGTGTATCGCCAGGTCGGGGCCTCATGGCCCGGGAGAGCCCGCACAGTCGGTGAGACGTGCGTGCGAGCGCGCGCGACGGCCGAGACGCAGAAGCCCCGCAGGCATGGTCCCGACGGGGCTTCTGCGCGCGGCCGCCGGAGAGCCGTTTCGTCCCTGATGAGGTGTGGACCGGTCCGCGGAATGCCGCCGTCGTCCGTTACTTGTCGACCAGCGACATGTGGTGCTCGTTGTAACGGTCTCCCTGTACCCCGACCCGGCCGGCGAGTTCGTTGAGGTCCGCCAGTTCGTCGGGGGACAACGGGAGCTTGGTGGCGCCGGAGTTCTCGTCGATTCGCGCGATGTGTCGTGTGCCCGGAATCGGAACGATCCACGGATCCTGTGCGAGCAGCCAGGCGAGTGCGACCTGCCCGGGTGTGGCGCTCTTGGTTTGCGCGAGGGTGGTGATGTGTTCGACGAGAGCCTGGTTCGCCGCCCGGTTCTCGGCCGTGAATCGTGGAATGTTCGTGCGGACGTCACCGGTCACGAACGAGGTCGACGCGTCCACCGTGCCGGTCAGGAATCCCTTGCCGAGCGGGCTGAAGGGCACGAATCCGATCCCGAGCGCCGCGCACGTCGGCAGGACCTCCGGCTCGGGATCCCGGGTCCACAGCGAGTACTCGCTTTGCACCGCGGTCACGGGGTGGACCGAGTGTGCGCGGCGGATGGTCTCCGCACTGGCTTCCGAGAGCCCGAAGCAGCGGACCTTGCCCTCCTGCACGAGCTCACCCACCGTGCCGGCGACCTCCTCGATGGGCACCTCCGGATCAACGCGATGTTGGTAGAACAGGTCGAGCCTCTCGCCCCCGAGCCGTTTCAGGGAGGCCGCGGCGACGGCACGGATCTGCTCGGGCCGACTGTTGAGCCCGGCGGGGGCGCCGTTCTCGATGCGGAATCCGAACTTGGTGGCGATCACGACCTGGTCACGCACCGGAGCGAGGGCCTCGCCGACAAGCTCCTCGTTGACGTAAGGGCCGTACACCTCCGCGGTGTCGAAGAAGGTGATCCCGCGGTCGACGGCGCCACGGAGTACGGCGATCATGTCGCTCCGGTCACCGGGGTTGGGCCC is a window of Streptomyces mirabilis DNA encoding:
- a CDS encoding acyl-CoA dehydrogenase family protein; this encodes MHLEYTPEQQRLRTELRGYFAELVPDHAYARYGDPAAQKRFYRETIRRLGRDGWLGVGWPTEYGGRGLTPMEQFIFFDEAAQAGVPLPLMALNTVGPTIMRFGTAEQKEYFLPRILSGEIDFAIGYSEPDAGTDLAALKTKAVRDGDTYVVNGQKIWTTNGDTADWVWLAVRTDPDAPPHKGITMLLVPTSDPGYSCTLIDTLASHDTTASYYENIRVPVSRRVGEENKGWRLITNQLNHERVTLAAHGTMAIRALHDVQRWAMDTKLADGRRVADLPWVRRRLAQTHTRLDAMKLLNWQMVNAVQEGTLTPQDASAVKVYGSEARRDAYAWLMEIVAAPGVLKEGSTGAVLHGELERGYRSAVIFTFGGGNNEIQREIISWIGLGMPRVRR
- a CDS encoding aldo/keto reductase, with protein sequence MHTRTLGRDLRVSAIGLGAMGMSQSYGPNPGDRSDMIAVLRGAVDRGITFFDTAEVYGPYVNEELVGEALAPVRDQVVIATKFGFRIENGAPAGLNSRPEQIRAVAAASLKRLGGERLDLFYQHRVDPEVPIEEVAGTVGELVQEGKVRCFGLSEASAETIRRAHSVHPVTAVQSEYSLWTRDPEPEVLPTCAALGIGFVPFSPLGKGFLTGTVDASTSFVTGDVRTNIPRFTAENRAANQALVEHITTLAQTKSATPGQVALAWLLAQDPWIVPIPGTRHIARIDENSGATKLPLSPDELADLNELAGRVGVQGDRYNEHHMSLVDK